In one window of Micromonospora cathayae DNA:
- a CDS encoding acyl carrier protein — protein sequence MERETFQRLVTEYLTALDDAGEDAEPLEIRPDDNLFDVGVVTSLSMIKLIGHISDVTGTSIDLSRYSIESFYTIDSIYDVVERAAADHVDA from the coding sequence GTGGAACGTGAGACCTTCCAACGTCTGGTTACCGAGTACCTCACCGCCCTGGACGACGCCGGAGAGGACGCGGAACCGCTGGAGATCCGCCCGGACGACAATCTTTTCGACGTCGGCGTGGTCACCTCCCTCTCGATGATCAAACTGATCGGGCACATCAGCGACGTGACCGGCACCTCCATCGATCTGAGCCGGTATTCGATCGAGAGTTTCTACACCATCGACTCGATCTACGACGTGGTGGAACGGGCGGCGGCGGACCATGTCGACGCGTGA
- a CDS encoding MDR family MFS transporter: protein MTAVDPRRLPSAFWYLWTAVLINQLGGFVILFLSIYLTQRRGYSVAFAGLVVGIAYGGGGIVGTVLGGAAADRWGRRAVLLTAHLATAVSTVLLGIATGPLAITVAAFGVGAASNVLRPVAAAVIVDVTTPEQRPRAFALQFWAINLGFAVAAIIGSSVPDRHFVTLFVLDAAATLGAGLIIFARVQETRPARVDPAPGRGGGAVRGGGAVRQVLADRTFLVLVALAVLFGLVFMQHNTTMPVSIRQNGLPPATYGWLIALNAALIVGGQLLVPRLARHRDPAHLLAVAVLSMGGGFAVLAVTQQVWGYLLSVLIWTVGEMLHAAIMPTLVGALSPADRRGLYQGVFAQAFPIAALVAPAGGGWVMDHFGAATLWWCCLVLGIAGAAGHLVIGPARRRRLDMLEPSSTTIGVKARGT, encoded by the coding sequence GTGACCGCCGTCGACCCGCGGCGGCTGCCGTCCGCCTTCTGGTACCTCTGGACGGCGGTCCTGATCAACCAGCTCGGCGGGTTCGTCATCCTGTTCCTGTCGATCTACCTGACCCAGCGGCGGGGGTACTCCGTCGCGTTCGCGGGCCTGGTGGTCGGGATCGCCTACGGCGGCGGGGGCATCGTCGGCACGGTGCTCGGCGGGGCGGCGGCGGACCGCTGGGGCCGGCGGGCCGTCCTGCTGACCGCGCATCTGGCCACCGCCGTGTCGACCGTCCTGTTGGGCATCGCGACGGGTCCGCTGGCGATCACCGTCGCGGCGTTCGGCGTCGGCGCGGCGAGCAACGTGCTGCGTCCGGTGGCGGCTGCCGTGATCGTCGACGTCACCACGCCCGAGCAGCGGCCCCGGGCCTTCGCCCTCCAGTTCTGGGCGATCAACCTCGGGTTCGCGGTGGCGGCGATCATCGGCTCGTCGGTCCCGGACCGGCACTTCGTGACCCTGTTCGTGCTGGATGCCGCGGCCACGCTGGGCGCCGGTCTGATCATCTTCGCCCGGGTGCAGGAGACCCGGCCGGCCCGGGTCGACCCGGCACCCGGCCGGGGCGGTGGAGCGGTCCGGGGCGGCGGAGCCGTCCGGCAGGTGCTGGCCGACCGTACGTTCCTGGTGCTGGTCGCGCTGGCGGTGCTGTTCGGCCTGGTCTTCATGCAGCACAACACCACGATGCCGGTCAGCATCCGGCAGAACGGCCTGCCACCGGCCACGTACGGCTGGCTCATCGCGCTGAACGCCGCGCTGATCGTCGGCGGTCAGCTGCTGGTGCCACGGCTCGCCCGGCACCGTGATCCGGCGCACCTGCTCGCCGTCGCGGTGCTCTCGATGGGCGGCGGCTTCGCGGTGCTCGCGGTGACCCAGCAGGTGTGGGGCTACCTGCTGTCGGTGCTGATCTGGACCGTCGGCGAGATGCTGCACGCCGCGATCATGCCGACCCTGGTCGGCGCGCTGTCCCCGGCCGACCGGCGCGGCCTCTACCAGGGGGTCTTCGCCCAGGCTTTCCCGATCGCGGCGCTCGTCGCCCCGGCCGGCGGCGGCTGGGTCATGGACCACTTCGGAGCGGCCACGTTGTGGTGGTGCTGCCTCGTCCTCGGGATCGCCGGCGCCGCCGGGCATCTCGTCATCGGACCGGCCCGTCGGCGGCGGCTGGACATGCTCGAACCATCGTCAACGACCATTGGAGTGAAGGCCCGTGGAACGTGA
- a CDS encoding cytochrome P450, translated as MSTRELPIARLDFEDEAFQTDPWPLYDWHLTHAPVHWSASMNSYFVFGYRSVRQVLTSTEFTAYHPFRRSRAAFGPSALDSEGSTHNRYRGVLAGPFRPKAISGYAEAVVGDVVSRLLDDLLDTGDPAFVDELAWRLPTRVACRILGLPESDDELLYRLMRPLILFVDHVSHDFGGVVRDRDALRGYLRDRVAGGIDPLRMLRTMAEAPGMSEPEVIDNAVLVLAAATETTCSATVNLVARVAAEPGLFARIRADRTLVPAVVTETLRHEPPLHVTLRYAATDVTLEGVRIERGSSMQVCLASANRDPAVFAEPHVWNPWRTRATPLTFGMGRHHCLGSGLAQLELETVVGMLADRLTDLWVVAPDPATPRGRTFRSVPGLRLGYRRAGGRP; from the coding sequence ATGTCGACGCGTGAACTGCCGATCGCCCGACTGGACTTCGAGGACGAGGCGTTCCAGACCGATCCGTGGCCGCTGTACGACTGGCACCTGACCCACGCGCCGGTGCACTGGTCGGCGTCCATGAACAGTTACTTCGTCTTCGGTTACCGTTCCGTACGCCAGGTGCTCACCTCGACGGAGTTCACCGCGTACCATCCGTTCCGCCGCAGCCGGGCCGCTTTCGGGCCGTCGGCGCTGGACAGCGAGGGCAGCACCCACAACCGGTACCGTGGCGTGCTCGCCGGCCCGTTCCGCCCCAAGGCGATCAGCGGCTACGCCGAGGCGGTGGTCGGCGACGTGGTGAGCCGGCTGCTGGACGATCTGCTCGACACCGGCGACCCGGCCTTCGTCGACGAGCTCGCCTGGCGGCTGCCGACCCGGGTGGCGTGCCGGATCCTCGGCCTGCCCGAGTCCGACGATGAACTCCTGTACCGCCTGATGCGGCCGTTGATCCTCTTCGTCGACCATGTCAGCCACGACTTCGGCGGCGTGGTCCGGGACCGGGACGCGCTGCGCGGCTACCTGCGCGACCGGGTCGCCGGGGGGATCGATCCGCTGCGCATGCTGCGGACCATGGCCGAGGCCCCCGGCATGAGCGAACCGGAGGTGATCGACAACGCGGTGCTGGTACTGGCCGCGGCGACCGAGACCACCTGCTCCGCCACCGTCAACCTGGTCGCCCGGGTGGCCGCCGAGCCGGGCCTGTTCGCGCGGATCCGCGCCGACCGGACCCTGGTACCGGCCGTGGTGACCGAGACGCTGCGGCACGAGCCACCGCTGCACGTGACCCTGCGTTACGCGGCCACCGACGTCACCCTGGAAGGGGTACGCATCGAGCGGGGATCGTCGATGCAGGTCTGCCTCGCCAGCGCCAACCGGGACCCGGCCGTCTTCGCCGAGCCGCACGTGTGGAACCCGTGGCGTACCCGGGCCACCCCGCTGACCTTCGGGATGGGCCGGCACCACTGCCTGGGTTCCGGTCTGGCCCAGCTGGAGCTGGAGACCGTGGTGGGCATGCTGGCCGACCGGCTGACGGACCTGTGGGTGGTCGCTCCCGATCCGGCCACGCCCCGGGGCCGGACCTTCCGCTCCGTGCCGGGGCTCCGGCTGGGCTACCGGCGCGCCGGTGGACGGCCATGA